One stretch of Plasmodium yoelii strain 17X genome assembly, chromosome: 5 DNA includes these proteins:
- a CDS encoding PIR protein: MDKRVCKFFYAVRTSLSDKLDNKGNYKFTNERNFNEYCTNSRCSDNLGKVNAGCLFLFDALFKDSSVFKYHNDINMVDYIIIWLSYMLNLKKSEENMSNLQYFYNMYINNNTYKKSITDVAEYNSYKDLVDKANMVNMDMKIISKFYDAFNELCMIYIEFDEQSPNCKNCLKYANGFVEKYKKLKEDTSITKNSSYNKILSSLSTNYDNIKKKCNNFPSLSTIGTANNFVQDSAYSSGQISEDTSSSSIGNKVFIVLSIFAVIPIFLGISYKYSLFGFRKRFKKQQIREKIKNIKKRMNH; this comes from the exons atggataagagagtg TGTAAATTTTTCTATGCTGTAAGGACCTCGCTTTCCGATAAATTGGACAATAAAGGAAACTATAAATTTACTAATGAAAGAAATTTCAATGAGTATTGTACTAATAGCAGATGTAGTGATAATCTCGGAAAAGttaatgctggatgtttatttttgtttgatGCATTATTTAAGGATTCTTCTGTGTTTAAGTATCATAATGACATCAATATGGTTGATTACATTatcatatggttaagttacatgttaaacctaaagaaaagtgaagaaaatatgagcaatttacaatatttttataatatgtatataaataataatacatataaaaagtCTATAACTGACGTTGCAGAGTATAATAGTTATAAGGATCTTGTAGATAAAGCAAATATGGTGAATATGgatatgaaaattatatctaaattttatgacgCATTTAATGAATTATGTATGATATATATTGAATTTGATGAACAAAGTCCAAATTGCAAGAATTGTTTAAAATATGCTAATGGatttgttgaaaaatataaaaaacttaAGGAAGATActagtattactaaaaacagttcatataataaaatattatctaGTTTATCAActaattatgataatattaaaaagaaaTGTAACAATTTTCCATCCCTTTCAACGATAGGAACAGCAAACAATTTTGTACAAGATTCTGCATACAGTTCTGGACAAATTTCTGAAGAtacatcaagttcgtcgataggaAACAAAgtatttatagttttatcgatatttgctgtaataccaatttttttgggaatttcttataag tattcgttatttggatttcggaaacgatttaaaaaacaacaaataagagaaaaaataaaaaatataaagaagagaatgaatcattaa
- a CDS encoding PIR protein translates to MNAELCSKFDYLRKHLPDELGKNGTLAFDDNKDLTQYCPEKDSGVNECNNNLDKITAGFLWLLEQYFTKYPKKGRDGNNINPIFFIHITIWLSYKLNQKLGHNFTKISDFYTNSVDNSGKYSKFTKDAYKFSGLGEFIEKQTDLMNINIKDLSKFYDASKLICSMYGNFSKNINKDELLNNANEFVVKYQELDGDSNNTTDSSFKQILSALSADYDHLKTECKNDQPLPEITANISALTSGETSSSSSIENRLFTVLSIFGAIAFFLGISYKYSLFGFRKRAQKQYLREKIKNIKRKLDH, encoded by the exons ATGAATGCTGAATTG TGTTCAAAATTTGACTATTTGAGGAAGCATTTACCCGATGAATTAGGAAAAAATGGAACACTCGCTTTTGATGATAATAAGGATTTAACGCAATATTGCCCTGAGAAAGATTCAGGAGTAAATGAATGCAATAATAATCTAGATAAAATTACGGCTGGATTTTTATGGTTACTTGAACaatattttactaaataCCCAAAGAAAGGTCGTGAtggaaataatattaatccaattttttttatacatattactatatggttaagttacaaattaaatcaaaaattAGGACACAATTTCACTAAAATAAGCGATTTTTATACTAATAGTGTAGATAATAGTGGTAAATATAGTAAATTTACAAAAGATGCCTATAAATTTTCAGGTCTTGGTGAATTCATAGAGAAACAAACAGATTTGatgaatattaatattaaagatctatctaaattttatgatgcatccAAATTAATATGTAGTATGTATGGTAATTTTTcaaagaatataaataagGATGAGTTGTTAAATAATGCGAATGAATTTGTTGTAAAATATCAAGAACTTGATGGAGATTCTAATAATACTACTGATAGTTCATTTAAACAAATATTGTCTGCGTTATCAGCTGATTATGATCATTTAAAAACTGAATGTAAAAATGATCAACCGCTTCCAGAGATAACAGCAAACATTTCTGCACTAACATCTGGAGAgacatcatcaagttcgtcgatagaAAACAGATtatttacagttttatcgatatttggtgcaatagcattttttttaggaatttcttataag tattcgttatttggatttcggaaacgggctcaaaaacaatatttaagagaaaaaataaaaaatataaagaggAAACtggatcattaa